A region from the Gossypium hirsutum isolate 1008001.06 chromosome A08, Gossypium_hirsutum_v2.1, whole genome shotgun sequence genome encodes:
- the LOC107909164 gene encoding transcription factor JUNGBRUNNEN 1 isoform X1 yields the protein MNMFDGTTTTVDEGVPLPGFRFHPTEEELVGFYLRRKVDNKSLTIELIKEIDIYKYDPSDLPILYIHAETGMMGENDLYFFCKRGRKYRNSVRPNRVTGSGFWKATGIDKPVFSVRSGEAIGLKKTLVYYHGSAGKGAKTEWMMHEFRLPNPTLTAQEAEVWTICRIFKRNKKIKQDSRQGAAKRASTSNGKGVDGNKRCSVESNSHENYITIGSQIIENYDDDDDDGEMVMDHVMNDESCRGEWYHGELQRMASSSSPSSSFSTVNDFFTNANWDELKSILDLDLDPFLL from the exons ATGAACATGTTCGATGGCACCACCACTACTGTGGACGAAGGTGTTCCACTTCCAGGTTTCCGGTTCCACCCGACTGAAGAAGAGCTCGTCGGGTTTTACCTTCGACGAAAAGTTGACAACAAATCCCTCACAATCGAACTTATCAAAGAGATCGACATCTACAAATATGACCCCTCTGATCTTCCAA TTTTATATATACACGCAGAAACTGGCATGATGGGAGAGAACGACTTGTATTTCTTTTGTAAACGAGGAAGGAAGTATCGGAACAGTGTCAGACCAAACCGAGTGACAGGATCAGGGTTTTGGAAAGCGACAGGTATCGATAAGCCTGTTTTTTCGGTCAGAAGCGGTGAAGCCATCGGGCTAAAAAAAACGTTAGTGTACTACCATGGAAGTGCAGGAAAAGGAGCTAAAACCGAATGGATGATGCATGAATTTCGCCTTCCCAATCCCACATTGACCGCACAAGAAGCT GAAGTATGGACAATATGTCGAATTTTCAAGcggaataaaaaaatcaaacaagaTTCGAGACAAGGTGCTGCTAAACGAGCTTCAACTAGCAATGGCAAAGGTGTAGACGGCAACAAACGTTGCAGTGTGGAATCCAACAGCCATGAAAATTACATTACAATCGGGTCTCAAATCATTGAAAACTAcgatgacgatgatgatgatggtgagaTGGTTATGGATCATGTGATGAATGATGAGAGTTGCAGAGGGGAATGGTATCATGGAGAGCTGCAACGTATGGCATCATCATCGTCACCATCTTCAAGCTTTTCAACAGTAAATGATTTCTTCACAAATGCCAATTGGGATGAGCTTAAATCAATTCTGGACTTGGATCTTGATCCCTTTCTTTTgtga
- the LOC107909164 gene encoding transcription factor JUNGBRUNNEN 1 isoform X2, with translation MNMFDGTTTTVDEGVPLPGFRFHPTEEELVGFYLRRKVDNKSLTIELIKEIDIYKYDPSDLPKTGMMGENDLYFFCKRGRKYRNSVRPNRVTGSGFWKATGIDKPVFSVRSGEAIGLKKTLVYYHGSAGKGAKTEWMMHEFRLPNPTLTAQEAEVWTICRIFKRNKKIKQDSRQGAAKRASTSNGKGVDGNKRCSVESNSHENYITIGSQIIENYDDDDDDGEMVMDHVMNDESCRGEWYHGELQRMASSSSPSSSFSTVNDFFTNANWDELKSILDLDLDPFLL, from the exons ATGAACATGTTCGATGGCACCACCACTACTGTGGACGAAGGTGTTCCACTTCCAGGTTTCCGGTTCCACCCGACTGAAGAAGAGCTCGTCGGGTTTTACCTTCGACGAAAAGTTGACAACAAATCCCTCACAATCGAACTTATCAAAGAGATCGACATCTACAAATATGACCCCTCTGATCTTCCAA AAACTGGCATGATGGGAGAGAACGACTTGTATTTCTTTTGTAAACGAGGAAGGAAGTATCGGAACAGTGTCAGACCAAACCGAGTGACAGGATCAGGGTTTTGGAAAGCGACAGGTATCGATAAGCCTGTTTTTTCGGTCAGAAGCGGTGAAGCCATCGGGCTAAAAAAAACGTTAGTGTACTACCATGGAAGTGCAGGAAAAGGAGCTAAAACCGAATGGATGATGCATGAATTTCGCCTTCCCAATCCCACATTGACCGCACAAGAAGCT GAAGTATGGACAATATGTCGAATTTTCAAGcggaataaaaaaatcaaacaagaTTCGAGACAAGGTGCTGCTAAACGAGCTTCAACTAGCAATGGCAAAGGTGTAGACGGCAACAAACGTTGCAGTGTGGAATCCAACAGCCATGAAAATTACATTACAATCGGGTCTCAAATCATTGAAAACTAcgatgacgatgatgatgatggtgagaTGGTTATGGATCATGTGATGAATGATGAGAGTTGCAGAGGGGAATGGTATCATGGAGAGCTGCAACGTATGGCATCATCATCGTCACCATCTTCAAGCTTTTCAACAGTAAATGATTTCTTCACAAATGCCAATTGGGATGAGCTTAAATCAATTCTGGACTTGGATCTTGATCCCTTTCTTTTgtga